Genomic window (Desulfuribacillus alkaliarsenatis):
ACTCCACGAACGTAGAGGGAAACGGTTTTGCCAATCTTGCCTTTCCTACGCGCTCTACAGCATACTTCCTCAGTAATCTCTCGCAGTACAACCTTCGTCTCATCCCAGCAATAATAGTCCTTGGGCAGGGTAACGGAGTGCCCAATCCCTTTGACTCCATCATGGGAATGCGGCGTTACAGGTGATGAATCGATTCCATTGGCCGACAAGTGATATACCTCTCCCATAATGCCGTACTTCTTTTTCAATAGCTCCAGCGGGTAGTTCGCTAGCGTTCCAATCGTAGTGATGCCCATGTTACGAAAATTCCGCTCCATACGGTTACCAACGCCAAACAAGTCTTTTACAGGTCTTGGCCAAAGCTTGTTTGGAATGTCTTCTATAGACCAGATAGCAACCCCTGTCGCACTTTTCTTCGCTTCTACGTCACAGCAAACCTTTGCCAGCAGCTTGTTAGGAGCAATTCCTATTGAACAAGGAACACCCACCACTTCCCTTACATGCTTGCGAAATTTATGGGCCACATCAACAGAGGAACCAAATAACTTTTCCGTCCCCTTCGTATCGATAAACAACTCATCTATGGAGAAAGGTTCAACAAGGGGTGAATACTCTTTAGCAATTTCAATAATTGCCATGGAAGCCTCTACATATCTAGCCATTTGTGGGCGAACAACAATA
Coding sequences:
- a CDS encoding DNA polymerase IV; this translates as METILLADMNSFFASVEQALNPELKGKPVIVCGDPAKRHGITLAASREAKKHGIKTAMACWEALNLCPDAIVVRPQMARYVEASMAIIEIAKEYSPLVEPFSIDELFIDTKGTEKLFGSSVDVAHKFRKHVREVVGVPCSIGIAPNKLLAKVCCDVEAKKSATGVAIWSIEDIPNKLWPRPVKDLFGVGNRMERNFRNMGITTIGTLANYPLELLKKKYGIMGEVYHLSANGIDSSPVTPHSHDGVKGIGHSVTLPKDYYCWDETKVVLREITEEVCCRARRKGKIGKTVSLYVRGVDLISSVHRSKSLATYSNLATDVYPLVEWLFQKHWGHHPVRAVQISLSNLMDDEALQLEVFHDRIAERSLAYTIDNIRYRYGKTAIFKASSLDEGGLYHERSGLIGGHKA